TGGTAAgggctttggaaaggactgataattCTGTGAGGCTAAGGCTCTTGGAGGAAATGTTCATGACTGTATTTCGGCTCTGTTTAGGTTCTGGTTTCTGTGTGGTGGTAGGAGGAAATTTTTGAGGGTGGGTTAAATGCAGTAGGTATGCGAGGCAGAGTTTGTAAGCTATGAATGGTTGTGAGGAGGTTCGTAGGCTGTCATAGAGGTAGTAGATAGTCACAttccaaggcaggagtaggaagtgaacagCTTGAAGAGTTTTATGAGGTGGCATTATGCATGCTGCTCTATTTCCTGGAGCTCAAGAGTCTCTATGTGTGAGATGGGATCCTTGAATCTGGAATGTAACAGTAGGACAATTTTATCAGTGGAGAGGAGGTACTTTaaggaggtttgggcctgattTACATGGTTTTGTGGGGCAATTatgttggtgagggttaaggactggcagaatctgaacagatggatgtCATTGTGGAAGTAGGGGCTGCTGCCAGCGATGGGTAATTTAATCATTTGGGGCAATTCCATGAGCCAAGTAACAATGAAGGAAcagcatgtatttatttatttatttatttatctatttagcatccaatagatcacacatgtgatataggatttgtgggACTAGGTTCTGGCTAATGATAAGGAAACTTACTTGTTTTggcacagatggaaggagcaaggatctctGGTGGAGGATAAAACATGTAAAAATAAGTAAGTAACACAGAAGTATGTGTGAAAAAATTCCCAAGTGGtcttgtgtgtgtgagctgcatctgtgtaaatgtgtgtttgtatgttttcTATTTTTGCAAGAAGGCTTTCTGGCAAAAATCTTACATatgtagtagtctttttgttgtgcctgtctgtgactcagcatctctgctgtacagtgagtagcagtctatccttttcatactattgtcattattccatcctggagtttccattgttagaaATGATATTGTGTTACTGAGGACCTATTACAAATATAGCATCAAAGGATGGTACAAATTTTTTCCGGGTACTCCCACATAGAAAGAAGTGGTGCTAAAACTAGTTATCATTTAATGATGATTTTGATGATTTGAATTTATACttctctgttatttttatgtaaagtaTCTTAGAAGTGCATTATATACTGTGATGCTAACATGGCAAACACCTTTTTGGAATACTGATGTAGTTTTCTGCTGAACATGtgcatcatttgtttgtcttttatAGCAGCTATGCACAGATTTGTTACAGGAGATACAAGGATCACTATTGTTCATTTTTTGCTTTTgtaattattaaattttctaatatgtacatacaaaaaagttctagaattttattttcttcaagtaGTTGACTGCATGAAATTCTTTTATCTACTTCTAACATTGATGTAATTGTTTGTGCAGTCTGAAAGATTTCTGTCTTACTTTACTGTTTCCTCAAGGTACTATCTTATGAGGattgttcaaaagaaaaggtacaaaaCAACATAGTAGATataactgaagtttttatttaaaagTAATCACCTGAGGCCTAAGcacaactatcccactgtttcatGAGACCAAGGATTCCATGTTCCCAGACCTCCCCTGGCCATGGCAGGAGCCAATCCTCCACTGTGTCCACTTTGTTGTCTGAATTGAAGTGCGTCTCTTTGAAATGCCTTGTTTTCTGGACCAAATACATGGGAGTTGCAGGGCACCATACCCAGGCTGTAGGGCATATGCTCAAGCTGCTcccacttgaacttggccattacactttgtgtgaccttggagacATGTGGATGAATGTTATCAGAGAGCAAAATCACTCCCTCCAATAGCTGCCCAGATCATTTGCTCTTGATGGGCGTGCATGGGCTAAAAAGTGCCTCACTGTACATGTCACTGTGAATGGTTTTGCCATGCTTTTGGAATTCAATAAGTATTGGTAACCAGACATCGAAAAAAACAGTGAGCATCACCTTGTCTGCTGAGGTTACAGCTATGAAATTTTTAATGCATGCTGTGCTGCTTTGTATCTGGCACTAAGTGATGGCATCAGCTCTTGCCACCAGTGACGAGCCACTCTAGGAAAGGAGGGTCTTTATGATACAGAAACAGGTGTTTCAGTGCTAGACCCACATAAAGTTCCTTTTGTGGTTCACTGAACTTCTTCAGAAACTACTGCATGCACACCTTCTGGTCACCCAACATGTACAGTTGTCCACACTGTTCCAACAATGGCCCACACCATCACTGCCAACATTCGCATTGTGAAATGTTGATCACTTCTCGTAAGATCATTCACCTTGTTGATGAGTTCAGCCATGATCACAGTGTTTGCCTGGCTTGGTCTCGGGTCATCACTAAAACCTTGACAAAAATGGACTTTCCACTTCCTCACTGACTTGCCAGACAAACAATCTCCTGCACATAGGCCACCATCCAGTGATGAATATTAACATATGAAAATTACAATTTGGACAATGTCTTTCTAAAAACACACAAAGACATACATAGCTTCATTGTCCTGGCTAACTACACTGTCCCCATGCTGCATCTTAGTTTGTTGCTGCGCTGAGACTGTAGTCAGCTGGGTCAATGTAGAAATGTGCATATGCACATGGCTATGCGTTTTTTGTTAGCTCTTACGGAGGGCATTGTCTGAAAGCCCAGCaatgttttcagtcttgtttacatTAGTTTCAACCATTTAATACTTGAACTATACAAACTTTACAGTGTGTGGTTAACCTTCCTCCATCTATTATTTGTACTCCACTCAGGAATTTCTCATATCATTTTTTGAACTTATATTTTTAGTGTGTGACAACTCCTCCTCTATCCATATTAGATCTTCCTAAATATGCATTATGATGTTTCATATCTTTGTTATATGgtgttcataaaaacaaattcaggtTCTTTCCATATCTTTACCATCTTCTAATGAAAATTGGTCAAGTCGGCCACCATACCCTGCGTAGGGGCTCCTGCCAACGCAAACTTAAAAGTAATAGTGATACATTCCTTAGCTTTTAGAACGAACAGTTTCTTCCTCAGGGAGTAGAGAAGGATAGGTTAGGAAAATTAAAAGGAAAGTTAGGTCATAAAGACCCCAGAAAAAGCAGAGCCATATATAAGTATAGTATATGTAAAAGTTGATGAAGatgtatagtcatcacatttttTGGGTTAAAGCTGTTTCATTATTTTTAGCATATATTTTTCAGTACCATTGGTGCTTCATGTCTAACAGTGGTATAAGAAGCACTTGTAATGCTGAAAATCTTTTCAGTTGTGGCTCCAACAAAGTATTTGATGCTGATGAAGGCATCTGTGTTGAGAAAAATGACTGTTATGAAGAGTCATGTCTGAATGGTGGAACATGTGTCAGTCAGTACCCCTACAGCAATTACCAGTGTGTATGCCCCAAGGATTTTTGGGGTCAACAGTGTGAGCACATGGTTCAAGAACAGTCTGTGAAACTTAGCTTTGGTGCTCTGCTAGTAGTTGTAACATCCTTCATAAGTGTTCTTGGTGAGctactttgattaataatcagttatgGAAACTATCTTATGCTATCTTTAACTTCATCTAACTCTGATTTCTGATACTGAATTTACTGAGACTTTGTCTCCCGAGCAAATAATTAACCAATATTTTTTCAGCTTTAGTGGTATTTCTTGTGGTATGCAAATGGAAACAAGCAAGGAAGTGTAAAGTCCCAGTACCAAAAGAAGACATTCGTGAAAATATCATTATTTATGATGATGAAGGAGGTGGTGAAGATGACATGACAGCATCTGATGTTAAACCCCGTAAAGTTACAGTACCAACCTTGGCAGTAgttgagacagtggaaatgaagtgTAAGTATCAAAATTCTTTGTTTGTGTGCTCCAGCCTTAACTAAAATAGCTACTATGTATTAATAGATAGAAACTACATTTACTGTTATTAGAAAAGAAGATTAAGCCTGCTGTTTGCCTGCAATGAATAGTTTATTTTTAACACACTTGTATTtacactgaagcacaaaagaaactggtatcagcatgtgtattaaaatacagagatatgtaaacagtcagaatatggtgctgcagtgagcaatgctgggccatcaacaagtgtcagtgtgtgaaccattcaaggaaacatcattgatatgggctttcagagctgcagacccacttgtgtacccttgatgactaaacGACAAAAAGCTTTGTGCCTCGCCTGTACCCGtcaacactgaaattggactgttgataactggaaacatgttgcctgttcggacaagtctcatttcaaattgtatgaagCGGATGGAcaagtacggatatggagacaacctcatgaatccatggacaatgcatgtcagcagggtctgttcaagctggtggaggctctgtaatggtgtggagcatgtgcagttgtagtgatatgggacccctgatacatctagatacgactctgataggtgacatgtacgtaagcatcctgtctgatcacctgtattcattcatgtccattgtgcattccgaaggacttgggcaattccagcaggacaatgcaacaccacacaaatccagaattgctacagagtggctccaggaacactcttgaatttaaacacttccactggccaccaaactccgcagacatcaacattactgagcatatctgggatgccttgcaacacactgttcagaagagatcgccacctctcatactcttatggatttatcgagagccctgcaggattcatggtgttgaagcgggaacgtgttgtatctccgcttacagtcgctcatgtgcagtgaaccggcatttatcaccgcgcccacgcactatgctcatgggagaggctttgtggcaataaacgactaaagcggtttctggacaggacacatttatttttcctaccgttacaataaatgacaactaatatacttcgctaatgtccgtccctacaggcgcgttgcactggcggcacggctcagtcaccgatcccggagggtgtacactccagtgacgagccgtggcgcgaccgcgtggaccgagcaaGACAAAAGGCCGCGTCATGGAATGTTCTGCTCTTGgtgcgaccggaggcgccgtaacgtccgcgaagaagcgaaagacaatttaacggcgactacgtttacgaccgcgcgtacgcatttatgGCAGaatcacgttgactcgacgcacgtggtctgcggcggaagaactgggagacgtgtgtcgcgtcgcgtcgactag
This portion of the Schistocerca nitens isolate TAMUIC-IGC-003100 chromosome 7, iqSchNite1.1, whole genome shotgun sequence genome encodes:
- the LOC126195461 gene encoding putative neural-cadherin 2, with protein sequence MSNSGIRSTCNAENLFSCGSNKVFDADEGICVEKNDCYEESCLNGGTCVSQYPYSNYQCVCPKDFWGQQCEHMVQEQSVKLSFGALLVVVTSFISVLALVVFLVVCKWKQARKCKVPVPKEDIRENIIIYDDEGGGEDDMTASDVKPRKVTVPTLAVVETVEMKSLPVQTSKDVDALVQKYMKQADEEVGCLSFDDLHSYTDEGGNSVTSSLSSIVSGSDDKEQDYSHLYALGAKFSRLAYMYNKEETTEEEAAQE